The Clostridium aceticum genomic interval AAAAAAATTATAAAGATTGAGTTTCTAACTTATTGACAATTACATGCAACTATGTTAAATTATAAACAGAACTTAATTACGAACATAGTTTATATATAAGAACTAGCATTTTCTTTTTAAAAACCTTTGGTGGTTACTTAGTTTGTTAATGGAGTTTTTTGTAAGGCTTATAGTAATGATTTAATATCATTTTATATTTAAATGGCAATCAATAATTACAACATGGAAGGGGAAATTTTGATGAGTATTTATTATGTTCCACCAGTTAACTTAATTGGAAGAGGTTGTCTTGTAGAGATGAAGGAGCCTGTTAAAGCCTTAGGGGCAAAAAAGGCTTTTGTTGTAAGTGATAAATTTCTTGTATCAAACGGTACAGTAAAAAAGGTAACAGACTTATTAGATGAAATCAATCTACCTTATGTAGTTTATGATGATGTTAAACCAAACCCTACTGTTACCAATGTTAATGATGGTTTAGCTGCACTAAAGGCAGAAGGTTGTGACTTCGTTATAACAGTAGGCGGAGGTTCACCACAAGACTGTGGAAAAGCAATCGCCATTCTTGCTACAAATGGTGGAGATACAAGGGATTATGAAGGTGTAAACAAAACTACAAAGAAGAGTCTTCCTATTGTAGCTGTTACAACAACAGCAGGAACCTCAGCAGAAGTTACAATCAACTATGTAATTACAGACGAAGAGCGTCAAGTAAAAATGATTATGGTAGATACAAATTCACTGGCTGCCATCACAGTAAATGACCCAGAACTGATGTTAGCTAAGCCAGCAGCTTTAACCGCTGCAACTGGAATGGATGCCTTAACCCATGCAGTTGAAGCAGTAGTAGCTAAGGGTGCATATGATGTGACAGATTCAACAGCTTTGTATGCAATCAAACAAGTTTTCGAGTTCCTTCCAAGAGCAGTGAAGGATGGCAATGATATTGAAGCTAGAGAACAAATGGGTTATGCATGTTTCTTAAATGGTATTGCCTTCAGTAATGCAGGTTTAGGAAATGTACATGCTATGGCTCATCAATTAGGTGGTATTTATGATCTACCTCACGGTGTATGTAATGCAATGCTTCTCCCTATTGTTCAAGAAGAAAATGCAAAGGGTGCTCCTGAGAAGTTCCGTGCCATCGCAGAAGTAATTGGTATGAATGTTTCTGGTAAAACAGATAAAGAATGTGTTGATTTTGTAATCAACAAAATGAAGGCTCTTTCAGAAGAAGTAGGTATACCAAAATCTTTAAAAGAAGTAGGTGTTGATAATCCTGACTTCGAAAAACTTGCTGAAAATGCTATGAAGGATGCTTGTGCAGGCGGAAATCCAGTATTTTTTGACAAAGATAAATTAATAGAGTTATTTAAGAAAATAGCTTAGACCTCAGCCCAATAAAAAAACCCTCTCAAGAGGGTTTTTTTATTGGGCTGAGATAAGATAAAGTCTGCTACATTTCATCACTATAAAAAAGTCCTACAGGCGAAAACTAATTGAAGGAAAACAGCGGCCTAGTAAAGAAAATAACTATAGTGAGTTGTAATAAAACTTTTATAGTTTAGTGTAAGATAGCGGAGTCATGGGGACGGTTCATCTGGCACGTATGTTTTTATGTGCCTGAGGAACTGTCCCCGTGGCGTAGCGAATGTAACATATTTACTACAACTTATATAATAAATTTTGTACCAGAAAGAATAATCATATAAAGTAAAGGGG includes:
- a CDS encoding iron-containing alcohol dehydrogenase, with the protein product MSIYYVPPVNLIGRGCLVEMKEPVKALGAKKAFVVSDKFLVSNGTVKKVTDLLDEINLPYVVYDDVKPNPTVTNVNDGLAALKAEGCDFVITVGGGSPQDCGKAIAILATNGGDTRDYEGVNKTTKKSLPIVAVTTTAGTSAEVTINYVITDEERQVKMIMVDTNSLAAITVNDPELMLAKPAALTAATGMDALTHAVEAVVAKGAYDVTDSTALYAIKQVFEFLPRAVKDGNDIEAREQMGYACFLNGIAFSNAGLGNVHAMAHQLGGIYDLPHGVCNAMLLPIVQEENAKGAPEKFRAIAEVIGMNVSGKTDKECVDFVINKMKALSEEVGIPKSLKEVGVDNPDFEKLAENAMKDACAGGNPVFFDKDKLIELFKKIA